One stretch of Cohnella algarum DNA includes these proteins:
- the asd gene encoding archaetidylserine decarboxylase (Phosphatidylserine decarboxylase is synthesized as a single chain precursor. Generation of the pyruvoyl active site from a Ser is coupled to cleavage of a Gly-Ser bond between the larger (beta) and smaller (alpha chains). It is an integral membrane protein.) yields MNRWLLRAMTELSSRKFVSRLTGRLAKSAFSRRYIPRFVALYGIPAEEAEKKLEEYGSLNEFFTRRLKPGCRLVDETAQALVSPVDALVTACGSIENGMLLKIKGQDYSLEELLNRSPRTTLYENGLYWVLYLSPKDYHRIHSPCEGTIAESEHIPGRVYPVNDFGLTSMRRVLSRNERLVTYIRHEFGEVAVVKVGALNVSSIRYVTPRPTNVDRGQELAYFEFGSTVVLLAENQTCRARSGLKAGDRVKMGELLGVLDGNRKARELSDEK; encoded by the coding sequence ATGAATCGTTGGCTGCTGCGCGCCATGACGGAATTGTCCTCGCGCAAATTCGTTTCCCGGCTGACGGGACGGCTCGCCAAATCCGCCTTCAGCCGCCGCTACATTCCGCGTTTCGTCGCCCTGTACGGCATTCCGGCGGAAGAGGCGGAGAAGAAGCTGGAGGAATACGGCTCGTTGAATGAATTTTTTACCCGGAGGCTGAAGCCGGGTTGCCGTCTCGTGGACGAAACCGCCCAAGCGCTCGTCAGTCCGGTCGATGCGCTCGTCACGGCATGCGGCTCAATCGAAAACGGAATGCTGTTGAAAATCAAAGGCCAGGATTACTCGCTGGAAGAGCTGCTCAACCGTTCGCCTCGAACTACATTGTATGAGAACGGGCTGTATTGGGTTCTGTACTTGAGTCCCAAAGATTATCATCGAATTCATTCTCCCTGCGAAGGAACGATTGCGGAAAGCGAGCATATTCCCGGCCGGGTATATCCGGTGAACGACTTCGGCTTGACGTCGATGCGGCGCGTCCTGTCGCGCAACGAAAGGCTCGTCACCTACATCCGCCATGAATTCGGCGAAGTGGCAGTCGTCAAGGTCGGAGCCCTTAACGTCAGCAGCATCCGGTACGTAACCCCGCGGCCCACAAACGTCGATCGCGGCCAGGAGCTGGCGTATTTCGAATTCGGCTCGACCGTCGTCCTGCTGGCGGAAAATCAGACTTGCCGGGCGAGAAGCGGCCTCAAAGCCGGCGACAGAGTCAAAATGGGCGAGCTTCTGGGCGTGCTTGACGGCAACCGGAAGGCCAGGGAGCTTTCGGACGAAAAATGA
- a CDS encoding glycosyltransferase family 4 protein — translation MPSPRGGSVERVVEKVVPLLAPAIEARIYGRVRRGLPARERWRGAECVRYPASDKAAYAARVFRSLASYRPDLIQVENRPLFVRELRKRFPDKPIWLSLQSTTFISRPYLGPKTTRACLRLADRILVNSRYLASQVRARAPETADKISVVHLGVEPERFGLWNPEEERARRGWADRRIVLYVGRLIPLKGVHHLLAAMPELVRAVPNVLVVIVGGAFYGSSRRTAYVERLHKLAKPWKRHVHFQSYVSHTDIPRWFGLAHAVAVPSGEREAFGLVNVEAMASGLPVVAARSGGISEIVEDGVTGFLVDRQCLRSGLASRLSLLLQNESLREEMGRRGRERALSLFTWEHTAGRWLDEAKRAGILNGD, via the coding sequence GTGCCTTCTCCGAGGGGAGGGTCGGTCGAACGGGTCGTCGAAAAAGTCGTTCCGCTGCTCGCGCCTGCCATCGAAGCCCGAATCTACGGCAGGGTCCGCCGGGGCTTGCCGGCCCGGGAACGGTGGCGGGGCGCGGAATGCGTGCGATATCCCGCATCCGACAAGGCGGCTTACGCCGCGCGGGTATTTCGAAGCCTGGCTTCGTACCGGCCGGATCTGATCCAGGTGGAAAACAGGCCTCTGTTCGTGCGGGAGCTCCGCAAACGGTTTCCGGATAAGCCGATCTGGCTCAGCTTGCAATCGACGACGTTTATTTCGCGTCCGTATCTCGGACCGAAAACGACGCGGGCGTGTTTGCGGCTTGCCGACCGGATCTTGGTCAACAGCCGTTATTTGGCGTCGCAGGTAAGGGCACGGGCGCCCGAAACGGCCGATAAAATCAGCGTCGTGCATCTGGGCGTCGAACCGGAAAGGTTCGGCTTGTGGAATCCGGAGGAGGAACGAGCGCGCCGAGGCTGGGCGGACAGGCGGATCGTGCTGTACGTCGGGCGGCTTATTCCGCTCAAGGGCGTGCATCACCTCCTCGCGGCAATGCCGGAGCTGGTCCGGGCCGTTCCGAACGTTCTGGTCGTGATCGTCGGAGGCGCTTTTTACGGTTCGTCCCGGCGCACCGCTTACGTCGAACGCCTGCACAAATTGGCGAAGCCCTGGAAGCGGCACGTTCATTTCCAATCGTACGTTTCGCATACCGACATTCCCCGCTGGTTCGGCCTGGCTCACGCGGTCGCCGTTCCTTCCGGGGAAAGGGAAGCTTTCGGACTCGTGAACGTAGAGGCGATGGCGAGCGGGCTTCCCGTCGTCGCGGCCCGATCGGGCGGCATTTCCGAAATCGTGGAAGACGGCGTTACCGGCTTCCTCGTGGACCGGCAATGCCTGCGAAGCGGACTCGCCTCCCGGCTGTCCCTGCTTCTGCAGAACGAGAGTTTGCGAGAGGAGATGGGGCGCAGGGGGCGGGAAAGAGCGCTGTCCTTGTTCACTTGGGAGCATACCGCCGGCAGATGGCTGGACGAAGCGAAGCGGGCGGGCATTCTGAACGGCGACTAA
- a CDS encoding WIAG-tail domain, with product MKKGKTKKAPKTRRPLYFVDNPNTSELHWLDDIKKQNAKPVSVHGASAVADPPREAQETATVETPAEAGSAPYDAFSGLTSDFASAQETFETADLFAAYGDADSDAPKISEQAEEIATVVSYAERNRYEAAEALADLLYNPDVPNPAAEESASEEEAEPAEREPRSKRHEKLAEKRMPVPEPIVYTDDLANESVTGDKLAPFSVGSRHLQAEAVTTEALADFSVTAIKLADGSVTSSKYAPESITGEHLTKNAISGQKIRDRSITSEKLKDGSVTSEKLADRTISADKIAEGSIQPKHLSQSIITTELLKDQAVTAEKIRSGAIRRENLSNEIIDTSKLADGSVTVSKLRDESVGPDKVAREAIETRHLKPGLILADHVAPGVISGKHIALQAITSGHLNKGAVGADELADQSVIGSKLARGAIQTEHLQNAAVRGAQLASEAVENQHIAEGAVTAPKLAEQSVTTVKLVDHAVTSMKIADQSVTSGKIASESVLSRHLGKGAVEAEHLADYSIERRHLTDGAVDGRHLAYESVRREHLQEQSIGSTQLASEAVIRRHIAGGAIGEEQLASGAVQSGHIADGAIGQQHLAPAAVRSEHLTEGSITASKLAAGQLKTFHFAEESVTGEAIADRTLEGRHLRERSIESGHLADQSVGTAALKPESVTSDIIAPGAVGERQLGIRSVFSHHLSDHLITSLKLSPESVSTDKLADMSVTTAKLAEKSVGGRQLQASSVDNSHLTERSVGPNQLQMGAVGTEHLKPNTVKAAHLTANSVGEAALAENAVTEKKLADGSVTLSKMAPGSVGGEQLLSDSVGGKHVRPDSIQGYHLHKGAVSVPHLAPDMLHFVKLAERRIDSERLEPGSVAQVHLRDLAVTEAKLAAASVSEDKIANEAVSADKLAAGSVVTSKIGNGAVTKEKLADGAVTEWKLADGVVTEGKLSVGAVSELKLADGSVTARKLSGQLLDYMSAIGKPISTDRLVDGSVTSSKLAAFSVGSNQLADGSVASNKLAAQSVGTDQLAAGAVSGEKLSARSVGPSHVMVRSILTEHLADGTVTESKLAAGAVGTEQLAAGSVTTDKLADNSVGTAQLANGAVGTAQLATGAVGRRQLALDAVGTEQLLEGSVTYSRLSQELQVAVDKAVAPVDPASLPDESIPSAKLATGSIGTDRLANRAVTSDKLAGGSVGTAQLANGAVGTAQLATGAVGAKQIASGAVGTEQLSEGSVTYSRLSPDLQGAVDKALAPIDAAEIPDESISAAKLAAGSIGTDRLSNGAVTAEKLAEGSVGAAQLQVGAVQSEKLGLHSVTSLHIVPGSIVTGHIAEKAVLGVNLADGSVTAEKLSGDIVEMLDELRTSARDSRVFEPADGSVDGSKLAHGSVTGEKLADGSVDGAKLAFLPVAASLPNVTLLFGNEPYQFPGPVESISITLKFSQPFADASYVVVALSDHPSCICIVKSKQPEEAVLEMIRTRLGPDPQGAIQWIAVGAKA from the coding sequence ATGAAAAAAGGCAAAACGAAAAAAGCGCCCAAAACGCGCCGGCCGCTTTATTTTGTCGACAATCCGAACACTTCCGAACTTCATTGGCTGGATGATATAAAAAAGCAAAATGCCAAACCGGTCAGCGTGCACGGGGCTTCCGCCGTCGCGGACCCTCCCCGCGAGGCGCAGGAAACGGCAACGGTCGAAACGCCGGCGGAAGCGGGAAGTGCGCCTTACGATGCGTTCTCCGGCTTGACTTCCGATTTTGCATCAGCCCAGGAAACCTTTGAAACCGCCGATCTGTTTGCGGCGTATGGCGATGCGGATTCGGACGCCCCGAAGATTTCCGAACAGGCGGAAGAGATCGCCACCGTCGTTTCGTATGCCGAACGCAACCGATACGAAGCGGCGGAAGCGCTCGCGGACCTGCTGTATAATCCCGATGTCCCGAATCCGGCCGCAGAGGAATCCGCGTCGGAGGAAGAGGCGGAGCCGGCCGAACGGGAGCCAAGAAGCAAGCGTCATGAAAAGCTGGCCGAAAAACGGATGCCGGTGCCGGAGCCGATCGTGTACACGGACGATTTGGCGAACGAATCCGTCACCGGCGACAAACTGGCCCCGTTCTCGGTCGGTTCCCGGCATCTGCAGGCGGAAGCGGTGACGACGGAAGCGCTCGCCGACTTTTCGGTCACGGCGATCAAGCTGGCGGACGGTTCGGTCACGTCCTCCAAGTACGCTCCCGAATCCATAACGGGCGAGCATCTGACGAAAAACGCGATTTCCGGACAAAAAATCCGGGACCGCTCGATTACGAGCGAAAAGCTGAAGGATGGCAGCGTGACGTCGGAGAAGCTGGCGGACCGGACGATCAGCGCGGACAAGATCGCGGAAGGCTCGATTCAGCCTAAACATTTGAGCCAATCGATCATTACGACGGAGCTGCTGAAGGACCAGGCGGTTACGGCGGAGAAAATCCGCAGCGGGGCTATTCGCAGAGAAAATCTGAGCAATGAAATTATCGACACCTCCAAGCTGGCGGACGGTTCGGTGACGGTTTCCAAGCTGCGGGACGAATCCGTCGGCCCGGATAAAGTGGCCCGCGAAGCGATCGAGACCCGCCACCTGAAGCCGGGACTCATTCTCGCGGATCACGTCGCTCCCGGAGTCATCTCGGGAAAGCATATCGCTCTGCAGGCCATCACCTCGGGCCATCTGAACAAAGGCGCCGTGGGCGCGGACGAATTGGCCGATCAATCGGTAATCGGAAGCAAGCTGGCCCGCGGGGCGATTCAAACCGAGCACCTGCAAAACGCGGCCGTCCGCGGCGCCCAACTCGCTTCGGAAGCCGTTGAGAATCAGCATATCGCGGAGGGGGCCGTTACGGCTCCGAAGCTTGCGGAGCAGTCGGTTACGACAGTCAAACTCGTCGATCACGCGGTCACGTCCATGAAAATCGCGGATCAAAGCGTAACGTCGGGCAAAATCGCAAGCGAATCGGTGCTTTCCCGCCATTTGGGGAAAGGGGCGGTCGAGGCGGAACATTTGGCGGACTATTCGATCGAACGCCGGCATTTGACCGACGGGGCGGTGGACGGCCGGCATCTGGCTTACGAATCGGTCCGGAGGGAGCATTTGCAGGAGCAAAGCATCGGTTCGACCCAGCTCGCGTCAGAAGCGGTCATTCGCCGGCATATCGCGGGCGGGGCGATCGGCGAAGAGCAGCTGGCAAGCGGCGCGGTTCAATCCGGGCATATTGCCGACGGAGCCATTGGCCAGCAGCATCTGGCTCCGGCCGCCGTTCGAAGCGAGCATCTGACGGAAGGCAGCATAACGGCAAGCAAGCTGGCTGCGGGACAACTCAAGACGTTCCACTTTGCCGAAGAATCGGTGACGGGAGAAGCCATCGCCGACCGGACGCTCGAGGGGCGGCATTTGCGCGAACGCTCGATCGAGTCCGGCCATCTGGCCGATCAATCGGTCGGGACCGCGGCGCTTAAACCCGAGTCCGTGACTTCCGACATTATCGCTCCCGGCGCCGTCGGCGAGCGGCAGCTCGGCATCCGTTCGGTATTTTCGCATCATTTGTCGGATCATTTGATCACATCGCTAAAGTTGTCGCCGGAAAGCGTTTCGACCGACAAGCTGGCGGATATGTCGGTGACGACCGCCAAGCTGGCCGAAAAAAGCGTGGGCGGGCGCCAACTGCAGGCGTCGAGCGTCGATAATTCTCACTTGACGGAGCGTTCCGTCGGTCCGAATCAGCTGCAGATGGGGGCCGTCGGGACGGAGCATCTGAAGCCGAACACGGTCAAAGCGGCTCATCTGACCGCTAACAGCGTCGGGGAAGCGGCGCTCGCCGAAAATGCCGTCACGGAAAAAAAACTGGCGGACGGAAGCGTAACTTTGTCGAAGATGGCTCCGGGAAGCGTCGGCGGCGAGCAGCTGCTAAGCGACAGCGTCGGCGGAAAACACGTGAGACCGGACTCGATTCAAGGCTATCACCTCCATAAGGGCGCCGTATCCGTGCCGCATCTCGCTCCGGATATGCTTCATTTCGTGAAGCTTGCCGAACGGCGAATCGATTCCGAGCGGCTCGAACCGGGATCGGTCGCCCAGGTTCACCTGCGGGATCTCGCGGTCACGGAAGCGAAGCTGGCGGCGGCCAGCGTATCGGAGGATAAAATCGCCAACGAAGCCGTTTCGGCCGACAAGCTGGCGGCGGGCAGCGTGGTCACGAGCAAGATCGGCAACGGCGCGGTGACGAAGGAAAAGCTGGCGGACGGCGCGGTGACCGAGTGGAAGCTGGCGGACGGGGTCGTTACGGAAGGAAAGCTTTCCGTCGGAGCCGTCTCGGAACTGAAGCTCGCCGACGGCAGCGTGACCGCCCGCAAGCTGTCGGGCCAATTGCTCGATTACATGTCGGCGATCGGGAAGCCGATCTCGACGGATAGGCTGGTCGACGGCAGCGTGACTTCATCCAAATTGGCCGCTTTTAGCGTAGGTTCGAACCAGCTTGCGGACGGTTCGGTCGCGTCGAATAAACTCGCCGCGCAAAGCGTTGGAACGGATCAGCTCGCGGCGGGCGCGGTAAGCGGAGAAAAGCTTTCGGCCCGGAGCGTCGGTCCTTCGCACGTGATGGTCCGGTCGATTTTGACGGAGCACTTGGCGGACGGAACGGTCACCGAATCGAAACTTGCGGCGGGCGCGGTTGGAACGGAGCAGCTGGCCGCAGGTTCTGTCACGACGGATAAATTGGCCGATAACAGCGTAGGAACCGCGCAGCTTGCGAACGGGGCGGTCGGAACCGCGCAATTGGCGACGGGAGCGGTCGGCCGGAGACAGTTGGCGTTGGACGCGGTAGGTACGGAACAATTGTTGGAAGGCAGCGTGACGTACAGCCGGCTGTCGCAGGAATTGCAAGTGGCCGTCGATAAGGCGGTTGCGCCGGTAGATCCGGCGAGCCTTCCGGATGAAAGCATTCCGTCCGCGAAGCTGGCGACGGGATCGATCGGCACGGACCGGCTCGCGAACAGAGCCGTCACCTCCGACAAACTGGCCGGAGGCAGCGTAGGGACCGCACAGCTTGCGAACGGGGCGGTCGGGACCGCGCAATTGGCGACGGGAGCGGTCGGTGCCAAACAGATCGCCTCCGGCGCGGTCGGTACGGAGCAGCTGTCCGAAGGGAGCGTGACGTACAGCCGCTTGTCCCCGGATCTGCAAGGGGCCGTCGACAAGGCACTTGCGCCGATCGACGCGGCGGAAATTCCGGACGAAAGCATTTCGGCGGCGAAGCTGGCGGCGGGATCGATCGGCACGGACCGGCTGTCGAACGGAGCCGTTACCGCCGAGAAGCTGGCCGAAGGAAGCGTAGGCGCGGCCCAACTCCAGGTAGGAGCTGTCCAGTCGGAAAAGCTCGGACTGCACAGCGTCACTTCGCTGCATATCGTGCCGGGCTCGATCGTCACCGGCCATATAGCGGAAAAAGCCGTGCTTGGCGTCAATCTCGCCGACGGCAGCGTGACGGCCGAAAAGCTGTCCGGAGATATCGTCGAGATGCTGGACGAATTGCGAACCTCCGCCCGCGACAGCCGCGTCTTCGAGCCGGCGGACGGCAGCGTAGACGGCTCGAAGCTGGCACACGGAAGCGTGACCGGAGAGAAGCTGGCCGACGGAAGCGTAGATGGGGCAAAGCTGGCTTTTCTCCCCGTAGCGGCATCGCTTCCAAACGTAACCCTTCTGTTCGGAAACGAGCCTTATCAATTTCCGGGACCGGTGGAAAGCATCAGCATTACGTTAAAGTTCAGTCAACCTTTCGCCGATGCCTCTTACGTCGTCGTCGCGCTTTCCGACCACCCGTCCTGCATTTGCATTGTCAAAAGCAAGCAGCCGGAAGAAGCCGTCCTGGAAATGATTCGGACTCGACTCGGTCCCGATCCGCAAGGCGCGATTCAATGGATCGCCGTAGGGGCCAAAGCGTAA
- a CDS encoding MurR/RpiR family transcriptional regulator: MLKGGLVSLKAAISSLKPTERKAAQFIAEHPEEVVNSSVQRVAMLAEVSEATIIRLCRSLNFKGFQELKLRIAADLSENSDQTDSYHEIQIDGPISDLVTSISHNNMRSIQDTLTVLSEEELEKAIDAMSGAKKIAIFGVGASAVIAMDLKQKLTRINYWCETGLGLDEQTTLAANMDERDVAFGISYSGQTLDVIDSLSLAKENGAKTISLTRFGSNPVAGVAEINLFTSSLENSIRSGAMASRIAQLNVIDILYVGIARKDHERHVRALEKTRKAVRNKK; this comes from the coding sequence ATGCTTAAAGGCGGCCTGGTCAGTTTGAAAGCTGCGATTTCAAGCCTGAAGCCGACCGAGCGAAAGGCGGCCCAGTTCATTGCGGAACATCCGGAGGAGGTCGTCAATTCTTCCGTGCAAAGGGTGGCGATGCTGGCTGAAGTGAGCGAAGCGACGATTATCCGATTGTGCCGCTCGCTTAATTTCAAAGGTTTTCAGGAATTGAAGCTCCGCATAGCGGCTGATTTATCGGAAAATTCTGATCAAACCGACTCGTATCACGAAATTCAGATCGACGGTCCCATTTCCGACCTGGTCACATCGATCTCGCACAACAATATGAGATCGATCCAGGATACGTTGACCGTTTTGTCTGAAGAAGAACTGGAAAAGGCGATCGATGCAATGAGCGGGGCCAAAAAAATCGCCATATTCGGCGTGGGAGCTTCGGCGGTCATCGCCATGGACTTGAAGCAGAAGCTGACCCGGATCAATTATTGGTGCGAAACCGGCCTTGGCCTCGATGAACAGACAACGCTCGCGGCCAATATGGACGAGCGGGACGTCGCCTTCGGAATCTCCTATTCCGGGCAAACGTTGGATGTCATCGATTCCCTCTCGCTCGCGAAGGAAAACGGAGCGAAGACGATTTCGTTGACGCGGTTCGGAAGCAATCCGGTCGCTGGCGTTGCCGAAATCAATTTGTTTACGAGCTCGTTGGAAAACAGCATACGCAGCGGAGCGATGGCGTCCCGGATCGCCCAACTCAACGTGATCGATATCTTGTATGTCGGCATTGCCAGAAAAGATCACGAGCGCCACGTCCGCGCCCTCGAAAAAACCCGCAAAGCGGTCCGAAACAAAAAATGA
- a CDS encoding ABC transporter substrate-binding protein encodes MKKWMFGASLLLLSSVLISACGGSGGGNSSPPSQGASGGPASVEEAGDPVTLTMYSWRPEDAEGYRVLIEEFNKTNPNINIEFKPFKSTEYNTILNNTLHSGTGVDILQLRPYDAAIALADAGFLTPLDGLAGLDQIPDVYQEAAKGSDGNVYGVPFMLNNAVIFYNKEMFDELGLEVPETYEEFLAVCEQLLNNGITPIAQSGKAGYLLSMTHAVIGESAYGGNEFAQAVVAGETDFNDPRFVESIARMKQLEAFFPKDFIAIEDKDAQAMFYNRDAAMYINGSHRLETFSENDLDFTVDFFTGFAENKGESADIVTWVDGSYAVAKSSEHQEQALKFLEFVASESFGQTFSEKLTRVSPISGVEPANPLLQRMAQANSERSTPYLILTNFNQGAPTSKSIFEDSLQGMYLNKLTPEEVASTFQASVNKWFKPKP; translated from the coding sequence ATGAAGAAATGGATGTTTGGGGCAAGTTTGCTGCTGCTGTCGAGCGTATTGATATCCGCCTGCGGGGGAAGCGGAGGCGGCAATTCCTCTCCGCCCAGCCAAGGCGCCTCAGGCGGTCCCGCCTCAGTCGAAGAGGCCGGCGATCCGGTAACGCTGACGATGTACAGCTGGCGGCCGGAAGACGCGGAAGGCTACAGGGTTCTGATCGAGGAGTTCAACAAGACCAACCCCAATATCAACATCGAATTCAAGCCGTTCAAGTCGACGGAATACAACACGATCCTCAACAATACCCTCCATTCGGGAACGGGAGTCGACATCCTGCAACTTCGTCCTTATGACGCGGCCATTGCCCTTGCGGACGCGGGCTTTTTGACGCCGCTGGACGGCCTTGCCGGGCTGGACCAGATTCCGGATGTCTACCAGGAAGCGGCGAAGGGAAGCGACGGCAACGTGTACGGCGTTCCGTTCATGCTGAATAACGCGGTCATTTTTTATAACAAGGAAATGTTCGATGAGCTCGGTCTGGAAGTGCCGGAAACGTACGAAGAGTTTTTGGCCGTATGCGAGCAATTGCTGAACAACGGCATCACCCCGATTGCCCAGTCGGGCAAGGCCGGGTATTTGCTGTCCATGACGCATGCGGTCATCGGCGAAAGCGCGTACGGCGGAAACGAATTCGCGCAAGCCGTCGTCGCAGGGGAAACCGACTTCAACGATCCGCGGTTCGTCGAATCGATTGCCCGGATGAAGCAATTGGAAGCGTTCTTCCCGAAAGACTTTATCGCCATTGAAGACAAGGACGCCCAGGCGATGTTTTATAACCGCGATGCGGCTATGTACATTAATGGAAGCCACCGCCTGGAAACGTTCAGCGAGAACGATCTCGACTTTACGGTAGACTTCTTCACCGGTTTTGCGGAGAACAAGGGAGAATCGGCCGACATCGTAACCTGGGTCGACGGCTCGTACGCGGTAGCAAAAAGCTCGGAACATCAGGAACAGGCGCTAAAATTCCTTGAATTCGTCGCGTCCGAATCGTTCGGCCAAACGTTCAGCGAAAAGCTGACCCGGGTAAGTCCGATTTCCGGCGTTGAGCCCGCCAATCCTCTGCTGCAAAGAATGGCTCAAGCGAACAGCGAGCGTTCGACGCCATATTTGATTCTGACCAACTTTAATCAGGGCGCTCCGACCTCAAAATCCATCTTCGAGGATTCGCTTCAAGGGATGTATTTGAACAAGCTGACCCCGGAAGAAGTCGCAAGCACGTTCCAGGCTTCGGTGAACAAGTGGTTTAAACCGAAGCCGTAA
- a CDS encoding serine hydrolase domain-containing protein: MYSFDALIAGWVREKVIPGAVLDVRIGDRFRFAQAYGAYSDNERAREVRLDTPFDLASLTKVVATLPTALALVKDGRMALDDPVSLYVDEFRHRQVTIRHLLQHASGLPPDLAGVSRGSDGAEVLRTIWETGLDSAPGSKVAYSDLGMIVLGELIRRVAGESLDQTAKKRVFDPLGMKSTGFGPTLSGLPLRAAATESVNGTYIVGEVHDEKSAALGGVSGSAGLFGTAADLARYAGYWLYPDRSGPLSPELVSECLLHPIQGRGLGWEVVHDRNHMPLGCGSTWTDGSFGHTGFTGTSLWIDPQAELIVVWLTNAVHFGRHTPIRALRRRLHDRIRTDLV, encoded by the coding sequence ATGTACTCGTTCGATGCTCTGATTGCAGGCTGGGTACGGGAAAAGGTCATTCCCGGAGCGGTGCTGGACGTTCGAATCGGCGATCGCTTCCGGTTTGCACAAGCCTACGGAGCCTACTCGGACAACGAGAGGGCGCGGGAGGTTCGACTCGATACGCCGTTCGATCTGGCATCGCTGACGAAAGTCGTCGCAACGCTTCCGACCGCGTTGGCCCTGGTCAAAGACGGGCGCATGGCTTTGGACGATCCCGTTAGTCTTTACGTTGATGAATTCCGGCACCGCCAGGTGACGATTCGTCACTTGTTGCAGCACGCTTCGGGATTGCCGCCGGATCTTGCGGGCGTTTCCAGAGGAAGCGACGGAGCCGAAGTGTTGAGGACGATATGGGAGACCGGCCTGGATTCCGCGCCGGGAAGCAAGGTCGCATACAGCGATCTGGGCATGATCGTTCTGGGCGAGCTGATTCGGCGCGTTGCCGGAGAGTCGCTTGACCAAACGGCAAAAAAACGCGTATTCGACCCGCTTGGCATGAAATCGACCGGCTTTGGTCCTACGCTCTCCGGGCTGCCGCTGCGGGCGGCAGCTACCGAAAGCGTAAACGGAACATATATTGTGGGCGAAGTGCACGATGAAAAAAGCGCTGCCCTCGGAGGCGTTTCCGGCAGCGCCGGCTTGTTCGGCACCGCCGCGGATCTTGCGCGGTACGCCGGATACTGGCTTTATCCCGATCGGTCCGGACCGCTTTCTCCCGAGCTGGTTTCCGAATGTTTGCTTCACCCGATCCAGGGCAGGGGACTCGGATGGGAAGTGGTCCACGACCGAAACCATATGCCGCTCGGCTGCGGATCGACCTGGACCGATGGCAGCTTCGGGCACACGGGCTTTACGGGAACGAGCCTCTGGATCGATCCGCAAGCCGAGTTGATCGTCGTTTGGCTGACCAATGCCGTTCATTTCGGACGTCATACGCCGATACGGGCTCTTCGCCGCAGGCTGCACGACCGGATCCGAACGGATCTGGTCTGA
- a CDS encoding sugar ABC transporter permease, with the protein MKGHFSKHSIHLFLLPALAFYVGFMIYPILSALLNSFFSWNGLLRGDFIGLRNFIRLFTETPYKETFNTALRHNVVFFLVLVPAKLMVAYALALVINSKLKGKEFFKTVFFLPKLLSVIVVGYLFSLILNPTYGALNTALKAVGLADWARPWLGDPDTALLSIILIDSWYEFGFAVLIFLVGLQSISSEIYDAAKIDRAEGLTLLFRVTVPLSMPSIMIMTILTFISAFESFELIYAMQGTSGGPYYSTDVLALFFYRLMFGTAGGGDSIGLGSALAVVLLLLISGATAISMFLFKRKEVDY; encoded by the coding sequence GTGAAAGGCCATTTTTCAAAGCATTCGATCCATCTGTTTTTGCTTCCGGCGCTTGCTTTTTATGTCGGATTCATGATCTATCCGATCCTCTCGGCGCTGCTCAACAGTTTTTTTTCCTGGAACGGGCTGCTTCGCGGGGACTTTATCGGGTTGCGCAATTTTATTCGGCTGTTTACCGAAACGCCTTATAAGGAAACATTCAACACCGCCCTTAGGCATAATGTCGTATTCTTCCTCGTGCTGGTACCGGCCAAGCTGATGGTGGCGTATGCGCTGGCCCTCGTCATTAACAGCAAGCTGAAAGGCAAGGAATTTTTCAAGACGGTATTTTTCCTTCCTAAGCTGCTGTCCGTCATCGTCGTAGGGTATTTATTCAGCCTAATCTTGAATCCGACCTACGGTGCCTTGAACACGGCGCTGAAGGCCGTCGGTCTGGCCGATTGGGCAAGACCGTGGCTGGGCGATCCGGATACGGCGCTGTTATCGATCATTCTGATCGACAGCTGGTACGAGTTCGGTTTTGCCGTTCTCATTTTTCTCGTCGGACTGCAATCGATTTCCAGCGAAATTTACGACGCGGCCAAGATCGACCGGGCCGAAGGTCTGACTTTATTGTTCCGGGTAACGGTTCCGCTTTCGATGCCGTCCATTATGATCATGACGATTCTGACGTTTATTTCCGCGTTCGAATCGTTCGAATTGATCTATGCGATGCAGGGCACGTCCGGCGGTCCGTATTACTCGACCGACGTGCTGGCGCTCTTTTTTTACCGGCTGATGTTCGGCACCGCGGGCGGAGGAGACTCCATCGGACTCGGGTCCGCGCTTGCCGTCGTGCTGTTGCTTCTCATTTCCGGGGCCACCGCGATTTCGATGTTCCTGTTCAAGCGCAAAGAGGTGGACTACTGA